In one window of Methanosarcina vacuolata Z-761 DNA:
- a CDS encoding ABC transporter substrate-binding protein, with protein MKRKEGILFILLVLVVLGAGCTDKEQKGDNQTLSISGQWSPTSIDPHISGTVPQRLGYVETLVGVDYEGKIIPNLANSWEVSNDGKKWTFKLREGVLFHDGTPFTAEIMKKSLERSFIQSASTFGKIPVTSIEVPDDLTLVINLNSTFPALPAYLSKGESAALAPGSYDASGNVTKPIGTGPFIFESWKPEEEIVIVKNPNYWGHVASVDKVVYRIIPEVLTRKMLLDSKDIQIAMILSPDVADKYTEKADYTVLEQPIARVRMIAFNTEKEPFNDKKVRQAVNYAIDREAIVNSVLSGYGTTASGLFPPQFYWANKDIAPYTYDVDKAKTLLDEAGWTDSDGDGTRDKNGKPMKITLVTYSERAELPSIAEVIQQQLKKVGIETELKVLNTDAANTQRNKGDFDIYLVGRGLFFVPDPDEIMMTDYHSSGTSIDGWGAYRWHNDTVDQLIEQARTTSDEAARKKLYDEVQAIVVEEAPVAYLNYYVNIDVTTSNIKGYRLHPTECSFDLQNVSIS; from the coding sequence ATGAAAAGAAAAGAGGGAATTCTCTTTATTTTACTGGTTCTCGTTGTCCTGGGAGCCGGCTGTACAGACAAAGAACAAAAAGGAGATAATCAAACATTGTCCATCTCAGGCCAATGGAGTCCCACCTCTATTGATCCTCACATATCGGGGACTGTTCCTCAAAGGCTCGGGTACGTAGAAACTCTCGTAGGAGTTGATTATGAAGGAAAGATTATCCCAAATCTTGCAAACTCATGGGAAGTCTCCAATGATGGAAAAAAATGGACATTCAAATTGAGAGAGGGCGTTCTATTCCATGATGGGACACCTTTCACAGCCGAAATAATGAAAAAATCTCTTGAAAGGTCCTTTATCCAGTCGGCATCAACATTCGGAAAAATTCCTGTAACATCAATTGAGGTTCCTGATGACCTTACATTAGTAATCAACCTTAATTCAACTTTCCCTGCACTTCCTGCTTATCTTTCCAAAGGAGAAAGTGCTGCTCTTGCCCCCGGATCTTATGATGCAAGCGGAAATGTCACAAAGCCTATAGGCACAGGGCCTTTCATCTTTGAATCCTGGAAACCGGAAGAAGAAATTGTCATCGTTAAGAATCCCAATTACTGGGGACATGTTGCTTCAGTTGATAAGGTGGTATACCGGATAATTCCTGAAGTACTTACAAGAAAGATGCTCCTTGACAGTAAGGATATTCAGATAGCAATGATTCTTTCGCCCGATGTTGCTGATAAATATACCGAAAAAGCTGATTATACAGTCCTTGAGCAGCCGATCGCTCGTGTAAGGATGATAGCGTTCAATACGGAAAAGGAGCCCTTCAACGATAAAAAGGTACGTCAGGCTGTTAATTACGCTATAGATCGGGAAGCAATAGTAAATTCTGTCCTTTCCGGATACGGAACCACAGCATCAGGACTTTTTCCTCCTCAGTTTTACTGGGCAAACAAGGATATTGCCCCTTATACTTACGACGTGGATAAAGCAAAAACACTCCTTGATGAAGCAGGATGGACCGACTCGGATGGTGATGGGACCCGTGATAAAAACGGCAAGCCTATGAAGATTACATTAGTTACTTATTCTGAAAGAGCAGAACTGCCGTCGATCGCTGAGGTGATCCAGCAGCAGCTTAAGAAAGTAGGCATAGAGACAGAACTTAAGGTCCTCAATACCGATGCCGCAAATACCCAGAGGAATAAAGGAGATTTTGATATTTACCTCGTAGGAAGGGGACTATTTTTCGTACCTGATCCTGATGAGATAATGATGACGGACTATCATTCAAGTGGCACATCAATCGACGGTTGGGGAGCATATCGCTGGCATAACGATACTGTAGATCAGTTGATTGAGCAGGCCAGAACTACTTCCGATGAAGCTGCCAGAAAAAAACTCTATGATGAAGTTCAGGCAATTGTTGTCGAAGAAGCGCCGGTTGCGTATCTTAACTACTACGTTAATATCGACGTCACAACTTCAAACATAAAGGGATATCGTCTCCATCCTACAGAGTGCTCTTTCGACCTTCAGAATGTTTCAATTTCCTGA
- a CDS encoding ABC transporter ATP-binding protein has translation MIEGRGLTKIFAPNSPGKNRIIAVDNVNIRIEAGETLTLVGESGCGKSTLSRLLLLLIPPTRGEIFFEGQALTRLKGKELRSVRKKIQIVPQQPESSLDPRWTIAYSICEPFRIHPDSLHGRQMDEELKRLLGLVGLESEQAARYPHQLSGGELQRAVIARAIALEPSLLMCDEPTSMLDVSTQASIIHLLKTLQQDLGCALLFITHDQGLAHAIGDRTAVMFAGQIVEEGKGILDRPYHPFTRRITSIPDSGSLPPSEPQGTKVPGSCLYYQFCPEKTEKCLHSPEMMEYEDRRVRCHNFSPT, from the coding sequence ATGATTGAAGGAAGAGGCCTGACCAAGATATTCGCTCCCAATTCTCCCGGAAAAAACAGGATCATCGCTGTTGACAATGTAAATATCAGGATCGAAGCAGGAGAAACCCTTACTCTTGTAGGAGAAAGCGGATGTGGGAAGTCAACTCTCTCAAGACTGCTCCTCTTGCTTATTCCTCCAACACGGGGAGAGATATTCTTTGAGGGTCAGGCTCTTACAAGACTGAAAGGGAAAGAGCTCCGCTCTGTCCGGAAAAAAATTCAGATTGTGCCTCAACAGCCTGAAAGCTCCCTGGACCCCAGGTGGACGATAGCTTACTCAATCTGCGAACCTTTCCGCATACATCCTGATTCGTTACACGGAAGGCAGATGGATGAAGAGCTAAAAAGGCTTCTTGGGCTCGTTGGGCTTGAATCTGAGCAGGCAGCTAGATATCCTCACCAGCTCAGCGGTGGAGAACTGCAACGTGCTGTTATTGCTCGTGCTATCGCACTTGAGCCTTCACTTCTCATGTGTGACGAACCGACTTCAATGCTCGACGTGTCTACCCAGGCATCTATTATACACCTCCTGAAAACACTCCAGCAAGATCTCGGATGTGCCCTTCTCTTCATTACTCACGACCAGGGGCTTGCACACGCTATTGGTGACAGGACTGCTGTAATGTTTGCCGGGCAGATAGTAGAAGAAGGGAAGGGTATTCTGGACAGGCCATACCACCCATTTACCCGCAGAATCACATCAATCCCTGATTCCGGTTCCTTGCCACCATCTGAACCTCAAGGGACAAAGGTTCCAGGTTCATGCCTATATTATCAATTCTGCCCGGAAAAGACAGAAAAATGCCTTCACAGCCCTGAAATGATGGAATACGAAGATAGACGGGTGCGTTGCCATAATTTTTCGCCTACTTGA
- a CDS encoding ABC transporter ATP-binding protein, with translation MTMILDVQQLYVHFPVSSTVIRAVDGVDINIEQSETLAVIGESGSGKSVLGLALLGLLPANCTVNGVIRYHGEDLLTLSETELEMIRGRKIAWVPQNPAGAMNPSMTVGNQIGEPISLHIEKDKNKIRKKVLELLKFIRITPPEERIDSYPYSFSGGMLQRSLVAMGISGHPEVLIADEPTKGIDIMNKQAITYLLRVLREEGITLIIITHDLPFAKNLADRIAVMYSGRIVEIRGRQEFFDGPLHPYSRGLLRSLPENGLHPIPSGTGDSEENDGGCKFRFRCTSAIEKCRVEPPLIHLLEGSAVRCWLYD, from the coding sequence ATGACCATGATTCTTGATGTTCAACAGTTGTATGTACATTTTCCCGTTTCAAGCACCGTCATCCGGGCAGTTGATGGGGTTGACATTAACATCGAACAGTCCGAGACACTTGCAGTTATAGGAGAGAGCGGTAGCGGAAAATCGGTACTGGGTCTGGCGCTACTAGGGCTGCTGCCTGCAAATTGCACTGTAAACGGAGTTATACGATATCATGGGGAGGATCTTCTAACCCTTTCTGAAACTGAACTTGAAATGATCCGTGGCAGAAAGATTGCATGGGTTCCTCAGAACCCCGCAGGAGCAATGAATCCTTCGATGACTGTGGGAAACCAGATCGGAGAACCGATCTCTCTCCATATAGAAAAAGACAAAAATAAAATTAGAAAGAAGGTCCTTGAACTCCTTAAATTCATCAGAATAACTCCCCCTGAGGAAAGAATAGACTCCTATCCTTATTCATTCAGTGGTGGAATGCTTCAACGCTCACTTGTAGCTATGGGAATTTCAGGCCATCCGGAAGTGCTTATTGCAGACGAACCTACAAAGGGTATAGACATAATGAATAAGCAGGCTATCACCTACCTTCTTCGGGTTTTACGTGAGGAAGGAATTACTCTGATTATCATCACACATGATCTACCCTTTGCCAAAAACCTCGCGGACAGGATTGCAGTTATGTATTCCGGGAGGATAGTGGAAATAAGAGGGAGGCAGGAATTTTTTGATGGGCCACTGCACCCCTATTCCAGAGGGTTACTTCGTTCGCTCCCTGAAAACGGTCTTCACCCTATACCATCCGGAACAGGAGATTCTGAAGAAAACGATGGAGGCTGTAAATTCCGGTTTAGATGCACATCTGCAATCGAAAAGTGCAGGGTCGAACCTCCTCTAATACATCTTCTGGAAGGGTCGGCTGTCAGGTGCTGGCTGTATGATTGA
- a CDS encoding class I SAM-dependent methyltransferase, with protein sequence MVTQIDWETAWAAGIGEMNRLSTTNYWNQRAEDYSDMVLASDCNHGRNILNLFEKEGLLQKDWHILDIASGPGAITIPFAERVGRVTAVEPAERMAAALMSHAQNRGLSNVEVILKTWQEVDEAVYSKNYDLVICCHALWQFSDILSQIRRMEAVSRGYCCLAHGFEAPSETLKLTEALGINEDEFDQFITVFNILNDSGVYPNVDVVDYTLNRSVTSAVTSVEKLVEKYRPLDSRDREIIQEYVHNHANEGMYQVRGRMGLLWWKVA encoded by the coding sequence ATGGTTACGCAGATCGATTGGGAGACAGCCTGGGCTGCAGGCATCGGTGAGATGAATAGGCTTTCTACCACAAACTACTGGAATCAAAGGGCAGAGGATTATTCTGATATGGTGCTGGCAAGTGATTGTAATCATGGACGGAATATCCTCAACCTGTTTGAAAAGGAAGGGCTGCTGCAGAAGGATTGGCATATTTTAGATATCGCATCAGGCCCAGGTGCAATAACGATCCCATTTGCAGAGAGGGTAGGCAGGGTGACCGCTGTCGAGCCTGCGGAGAGGATGGCAGCAGCATTGATGTCACATGCGCAGAACAGAGGGCTTTCCAATGTTGAGGTAATCCTTAAGACCTGGCAGGAAGTGGATGAGGCAGTTTATTCGAAAAACTATGATCTGGTTATCTGCTGCCATGCACTCTGGCAATTTTCGGACATTCTTTCGCAAATCCGACGGATGGAGGCAGTATCCAGAGGGTACTGTTGTCTTGCTCATGGGTTCGAGGCTCCTTCAGAGACCCTCAAACTAACGGAAGCTCTCGGGATCAATGAGGATGAATTTGATCAGTTTATCACAGTTTTCAATATTCTCAATGATTCTGGAGTGTACCCGAACGTTGATGTGGTCGATTACACACTTAATCGGTCGGTTACCTCGGCAGTTACTTCGGTTGAGAAACTTGTTGAGAAATATCGACCTCTGGACTCTAGGGACAGAGAGATTATTCAGGAATACGTGCACAATCATGCTAATGAGGGCATGTATCAGGTTAGAGGCAGGATGGGTTTACTATGGTGGAAGGTAGCATGA
- a CDS encoding class I SAM-dependent methyltransferase — protein sequence MTSGSLTAPVDWVRCWEDSYDTRSKIMFRDYELNDWNERAEDYSESRRTNNYEFGESVYSTLALHGVVSPRSRVLEVGAGPGTFVIPFAKKVDHITAIEPAEGMIRMISQNAVEAGVDNYDIIPKIWQDVNIEDIRGRYDLTITSTVIWMFRDIMTQISRMEEVTQGHCCVVCGVGTGQTFEAELWKKIMGNTPHPQYPEYPLIYNLLYTCGRVPHVRFINYTSLRSPENMLKMYRVFYSIYTEVTPEVEEIIREALYRDSGEGPCVRKYRSAVVWWNPAVRRKEFTGIA from the coding sequence ATGACTTCCGGCTCACTTACAGCTCCTGTAGACTGGGTCAGATGCTGGGAAGACAGTTATGATACCCGGTCTAAAATTATGTTCAGGGACTATGAACTAAATGACTGGAATGAAAGGGCAGAGGATTATTCAGAATCCAGGCGGACAAATAATTACGAGTTCGGAGAGTCAGTATACTCTACACTTGCCCTACATGGAGTTGTTTCTCCTCGTTCAAGGGTCCTTGAAGTTGGTGCAGGTCCGGGAACGTTTGTAATACCCTTTGCAAAGAAAGTTGATCATATAACTGCTATTGAGCCTGCAGAGGGAATGATCCGTATGATCTCTCAAAATGCTGTGGAAGCCGGAGTGGATAACTATGATATTATCCCAAAAATCTGGCAGGATGTGAACATCGAAGATATCAGGGGACGGTATGACCTTACTATCACTTCAACAGTTATATGGATGTTTCGTGACATTATGACCCAGATAAGCCGGATGGAAGAGGTAACACAGGGACATTGCTGTGTGGTTTGTGGGGTAGGTACAGGGCAGACATTTGAAGCCGAACTCTGGAAGAAAATCATGGGTAATACACCTCATCCTCAGTACCCGGAATACCCTTTGATCTATAATCTCCTTTACACGTGTGGAAGAGTCCCTCATGTTAGGTTTATCAATTATACAAGTCTGAGGTCACCTGAGAATATGCTCAAAATGTACAGGGTTTTCTACTCAATCTACACAGAGGTCACACCTGAAGTTGAGGAGATTATTCGAGAAGCATTGTACCGTGACTCCGGAGAAGGTCCATGTGTCAGGAAATACCGCTCCGCTGTGGTCTGGTGGAATCCGGCTGTTCGAAGAAAAGAGTTTACAGGTATTGCCTGA
- a CDS encoding HAD family hydrolase, translating into MGGKNISENYGPEVSKDEVTFLSHSLAKGEEAFESCHIKGVIFDCYETLIDIHTDEHSLETYKVLSAWLAYQGVKIEPEKLWDTYMFKVRQKMEISREVYPEIKVEEIFAEICRENSVWNIDENSLGVEASRVFRAASIRKLRAFPQSIKLIEHCINIPKCVISNGQRVFSELELRFLGLHDYFDFVIFSSDVGYKKPDLRLFMTALKRMGLELEPKCVMSIGDSDENELAPAKKLGMRTMNIKEAWEQFGLTD; encoded by the coding sequence ATGGGAGGAAAGAACATATCGGAGAATTACGGACCTGAGGTAAGCAAGGATGAAGTTACATTTCTTAGTCATTCTCTTGCAAAGGGAGAGGAGGCATTTGAGAGCTGCCATATAAAAGGGGTTATCTTTGACTGCTATGAGACCCTCATTGACATTCATACTGACGAGCATAGCCTGGAGACATATAAAGTACTGAGCGCATGGCTTGCCTATCAGGGAGTGAAAATCGAGCCCGAAAAGCTTTGGGATACGTACATGTTTAAGGTCAGACAGAAAATGGAGATTTCCAGGGAAGTGTACCCAGAGATCAAGGTAGAGGAAATCTTTGCAGAGATCTGCCGGGAAAATTCGGTCTGGAATATTGACGAAAACAGCCTGGGAGTAGAAGCTTCAAGGGTCTTTCGGGCAGCTTCTATAAGGAAACTCCGGGCTTTCCCTCAGAGCATCAAACTGATTGAACATTGCATAAACATTCCCAAATGTGTAATCTCCAATGGGCAAAGAGTTTTTTCTGAACTGGAACTCAGGTTTCTCGGGCTCCACGATTATTTTGACTTTGTTATCTTCTCATCGGATGTAGGGTATAAAAAACCTGACCTCAGACTTTTTATGACTGCGCTCAAAAGGATGGGCCTTGAACTCGAACCCAAATGTGTCATGTCAATAGGAGACTCTGACGAAAACGAGCTAGCGCCTGCAAAAAAACTGGGAATGCGCACCATGAATATTAAAGAAGCCTGGGAACAATTCGGATTGACAGATTGA
- a CDS encoding phosphotransferase, whose amino-acid sequence MASRHVNTLNPGDPFRDWLVEEVVGDRLRNKNCSVNVFKYNSSHTVCRYQFKSEHFSVMAKFFAEPTGQLKDYNPYKGMMNEYRNLRKAASVINVARPLAINKKFNCVLVTEHIPGKSLGWCIRHEEKRYERLAAVAHMLRQLHDNTKSSYNKENEFRNYHDVLGHLKLDHDTRETFNKLLGEWWYSPLLDREYGCMVHRDVNLSNYIFCKDKPYALDFESSWFEAHPVRDLGILAAELKNEFELHMGGGEKAEPYIGNFLWEYSSNEKDFYYITRTLPFFMSIGLLRSARLHQSDYRNYLIREACECLKAINYR is encoded by the coding sequence TTGGCATCCCGCCATGTTAATACTTTAAACCCTGGTGATCCTTTTAGGGACTGGCTTGTTGAAGAAGTTGTTGGGGATAGGCTACGGAATAAAAATTGCTCTGTTAATGTTTTTAAATACAACTCTTCCCATACGGTCTGCAGGTACCAGTTCAAGAGTGAACACTTCAGCGTTATGGCAAAGTTTTTTGCCGAACCTACTGGTCAGTTGAAAGATTATAATCCATATAAAGGCATGATGAATGAGTACCGGAACCTTAGAAAGGCTGCGTCGGTAATAAATGTTGCAAGACCTCTTGCAATCAATAAGAAGTTCAATTGCGTCCTTGTAACGGAACATATACCTGGAAAATCTCTGGGCTGGTGTATCAGGCACGAAGAAAAGCGATATGAGAGGCTTGCTGCAGTTGCGCATATGCTCCGACAACTGCATGATAACACAAAATCTTCCTATAATAAGGAAAATGAATTCAGAAATTATCATGATGTCCTGGGCCATCTGAAACTGGACCATGACACTAGAGAAACTTTCAATAAATTACTTGGAGAATGGTGGTATAGCCCCCTGCTAGACAGGGAATACGGATGCATGGTTCACAGGGATGTCAACCTTTCCAATTATATTTTCTGCAAAGACAAACCTTATGCCCTTGATTTTGAAAGCTCCTGGTTTGAGGCACATCCTGTAAGAGATCTCGGAATTCTAGCTGCAGAACTTAAAAACGAGTTCGAGCTGCATATGGGGGGAGGAGAGAAAGCTGAACCGTATATCGGAAATTTCCTCTGGGAATACAGCAGCAATGAAAAAGATTTTTACTATATTACCAGAACTTTGCCTTTTTTCATGAGTATAGGGCTCCTTCGCTCGGCAAGACTCCACCAGAGCGACTATAGAAATTATCTCATTAGAGAAGCATGTGAATGTTTAAAGGCAATTAATTACAGATAA
- a CDS encoding NosD domain-containing protein produces MLVFFILILSSGIGTANEIFVKSGESIQAAVNSAVSGDVIIVKPGTYTENINVTVHNLVIKSESGNPVNTIIMAKNPALDVFNVESDKVTISGFKIMEAHKDHAGVYMYKCKNCTIENSRLLNNTVGVYLENSDYNLILNNLIGKGDKGVVAQQSNYNTISGNRASKNRYGFYVPNSEGNVISNNTLSENKDYGLVLSTGVGNTLSENNASDNGRGIYLGNSDNNKISGNTITSNEVFGLFICPKSDKNSVLNNYFNNTVNAVPNNGTDNIYYIEKTPGTNIVGGSYLAGNYWSQPNGLGPSEITPDTDGDGIADKVYKIENSDYVDRMPLVAAKVKNPILPVANFSTNVTSGHPPLSVQFTDLSTNESERKWDFESDENIDSTDENPVHTFTEPGAYTVNLTASNENGTASKSYIIVVLEGSDTQDTGLNKITSLPGFELIYGIFGFLAVFLYRKRG; encoded by the coding sequence TTGTTAGTTTTTTTTATCCTGATATTAAGCTCTGGTATTGGAACTGCAAATGAAATCTTTGTCAAGTCAGGAGAGTCCATACAGGCTGCTGTAAACAGTGCGGTTTCAGGTGATGTGATAATTGTAAAGCCTGGAACCTATACCGAGAACATAAATGTAACCGTACATAACCTGGTAATAAAATCAGAGTCCGGAAATCCTGTAAATACAATAATAATGGCTAAAAACCCGGCCTTAGATGTGTTCAATGTAGAGTCAGACAAGGTTACGATTAGCGGGTTTAAAATAATGGAAGCACATAAAGACCATGCAGGGGTCTATATGTATAAGTGCAAAAACTGCACCATTGAAAATAGTAGATTGCTGAATAATACTGTTGGAGTGTACCTGGAAAATTCGGATTATAATTTAATTCTTAATAACCTGATTGGAAAAGGAGATAAGGGAGTTGTCGCTCAGCAGTCTAACTATAACACAATCTCCGGAAACCGAGCTTCAAAAAACAGGTACGGATTCTATGTTCCAAATTCTGAGGGGAATGTAATCTCAAATAATACGCTCTCTGAAAACAAAGATTATGGGCTCGTGCTTTCAACTGGAGTAGGCAATACCCTCTCAGAAAATAATGCTTCAGATAACGGTAGAGGCATTTACCTGGGCAATTCGGATAACAATAAGATCTCAGGAAATACTATCACTTCAAATGAGGTTTTTGGGCTTTTTATCTGTCCTAAAAGTGACAAGAATAGTGTTCTTAATAACTACTTCAATAATACTGTCAATGCCGTACCTAATAACGGAACCGACAACATATACTATATAGAAAAAACCCCGGGCACTAACATTGTTGGTGGATCTTATCTTGCAGGAAACTACTGGTCACAACCCAATGGACTGGGCCCCTCGGAAATCACGCCTGATACAGATGGGGACGGCATTGCTGATAAGGTCTACAAGATTGAAAACAGTGATTACGTCGATCGCATGCCTCTTGTAGCCGCTAAAGTAAAGAATCCGATTCTTCCTGTTGCAAATTTCAGTACCAATGTAACTAGTGGTCACCCTCCTCTTTCAGTCCAGTTTACCGATCTTTCGACAAATGAAAGCGAAAGAAAATGGGATTTTGAAAGTGATGAAAATATTGATTCGACGGACGAAAACCCGGTTCATACATTTACAGAGCCTGGGGCCTATACCGTTAATCTTACCGCAAGCAACGAAAACGGAACTGCTTCAAAAAGTTACATAATAGTTGTTCTTGAGGGAAGCGATACTCAAGATACCGGGCTGAATAAAATTACGAGTTTACCTGGTTTTGAATTGATTTATGGAATTTTCGGTTTTCTTGCGGTCTTCCTGTATAGAAAAAGAGGATAA
- a CDS encoding class I SAM-dependent methyltransferase, translating to MGLWESFDRYAEEYDVWYEKYKLAYESELLALKTFLAENPEKLKALEIGAGTGRFASALGVGLGLEPARAMAILAKQRRLEVMLGVSEFLPFKREKLDLVLIVTTLAFFKNPNQALRGALRVLKPGGQILAGILDRDSPQGHCLESGTKKGRFSSKAHFFSTAELSTYLLEVGFENLEVCQTLFRQPEKIESIEFPEEEHGKGRFVVLSAKKPVQVQKTCSSTENLFNNMKIKN from the coding sequence ATGGGGTTATGGGAGAGCTTTGACAGGTATGCAGAAGAATATGATGTCTGGTATGAGAAATATAAACTTGCATATGAATCCGAACTTCTTGCCCTGAAAACTTTTCTAGCCGAAAATCCCGAGAAATTAAAAGCTCTTGAAATTGGAGCTGGTACAGGTAGGTTCGCTTCGGCTCTTGGGGTTGGACTCGGGCTTGAACCGGCAAGAGCTATGGCAATACTTGCAAAGCAACGCAGGCTGGAAGTCATGCTTGGAGTTTCTGAGTTTCTGCCCTTTAAAAGAGAGAAACTTGATCTTGTTTTAATCGTTACCACACTTGCTTTTTTTAAAAATCCGAACCAGGCACTCAGGGGAGCTCTGAGGGTATTGAAACCAGGCGGGCAAATACTAGCCGGAATCCTTGATAGGGATAGCCCACAGGGCCACTGTCTCGAATCCGGAACTAAAAAAGGCAGGTTTTCTTCGAAAGCGCATTTTTTTTCGACAGCAGAGTTATCGACATACTTGCTGGAAGTCGGTTTTGAAAATCTTGAAGTTTGCCAGACCCTTTTCAGGCAGCCTGAAAAAATTGAAAGTATTGAGTTTCCGGAAGAAGAACATGGGAAGGGAAGATTTGTAGTGCTTTCTGCCAAAAAACCTGTTCAAGTACAGAAAACCTGTTCAAGTACAGAAAACCTGTTCAATAACATGAAAATCAAAAACTAA
- a CDS encoding tetratricopeptide repeat protein → MSFHWKSEDSYMTEENVSEKMDKAKQKESQAAEKTEEPEDLRQLLVKAGEIGSYEDKLRLYDKALTLDPLFLDAWIQKGFALDRMGKSKEALDCYDRALEIDPENLGIRCLKGFAFNNLNEFEKSIESYDEVLKVNPEDVFSLCQKGSALESLGRYGEAMKCYDNALDIDPTDVLIREKKLRLLEVIYKKGTLTDSPDSSFN, encoded by the coding sequence ATGAGCTTTCACTGGAAAAGCGAGGATTCCTATATGACAGAAGAAAATGTGAGTGAAAAGATGGATAAAGCAAAGCAAAAGGAGTCGCAAGCGGCAGAAAAAACCGAAGAACCAGAGGATCTCAGGCAGCTCCTTGTCAAAGCTGGTGAGATTGGCAGTTACGAAGACAAACTCAGGCTGTACGATAAAGCCTTAACTCTGGACCCTTTGTTTCTCGATGCCTGGATCCAGAAAGGTTTCGCCCTGGACAGGATGGGGAAATCAAAGGAAGCTCTTGACTGCTATGACAGGGCTCTTGAAATCGATCCTGAAAATCTGGGGATCAGGTGCCTCAAGGGTTTTGCCTTTAACAATCTGAACGAATTTGAGAAATCTATTGAATCTTATGATGAGGTTCTGAAAGTAAATCCTGAAGATGTATTTTCTTTATGTCAGAAAGGTTCAGCTCTGGAAAGCCTTGGAAGATATGGGGAAGCTATGAAGTGTTATGACAACGCGCTTGATATCGATCCGACTGATGTTCTTATCAGAGAAAAGAAATTGAGGCTTCTGGAAGTTATTTATAAAAAAGGAACTTTAACTGACTCTCCGGACAGCAGCTTCAATTGA
- a CDS encoding ATP-binding protein: MFIKIAITGKGGVGKTTLSGTLARLLARDGYEVLAIDADPDMNLASSLGVENPPKPLTEFKDLIQERAGAEGGAFIYNPKVDDIASKYGVIGPDGVRMLVMGTVDRGGSGCMCPASAFLRALLRHLMLKEKSAVILDMEAGIEHLGRGTTRGMDLMIVVVEPGARSLETAERIKKLSSEIGIKHLAAVINKGGSGKVNDKLEEMGIQVLGEIPFDTMLMQADLEKRAPIEVGGEAVDAIAKIKEKLMEVVEEIRKEEEASKSKK, translated from the coding sequence ATCTTCATAAAAATAGCAATTACCGGAAAAGGCGGCGTTGGAAAAACAACTCTTTCAGGCACTCTGGCCAGACTGCTTGCAAGGGACGGATACGAGGTACTGGCAATAGATGCAGACCCGGATATGAACCTGGCATCTTCGCTTGGGGTCGAAAATCCCCCAAAGCCCCTGACAGAATTCAAAGACCTGATTCAGGAAAGGGCAGGCGCCGAAGGTGGAGCTTTCATCTACAACCCTAAAGTCGATGATATTGCGAGTAAGTACGGAGTTATAGGGCCCGATGGAGTTAGAATGCTTGTCATGGGAACCGTAGACCGCGGAGGAAGCGGATGCATGTGTCCTGCCTCGGCTTTCCTGAGGGCTCTTCTCAGGCACCTTATGCTCAAGGAAAAGAGTGCAGTAATCCTTGATATGGAAGCCGGGATTGAACATCTCGGAAGGGGCACTACAAGAGGAATGGACCTCATGATCGTTGTAGTTGAGCCTGGAGCAAGATCGCTTGAAACGGCTGAGAGAATAAAAAAGCTGTCTTCCGAAATAGGGATAAAACACCTTGCTGCCGTAATTAATAAAGGAGGCTCGGGAAAAGTTAACGATAAACTTGAAGAGATGGGCATCCAGGTACTTGGAGAAATTCCCTTTGACACCATGTTAATGCAGGCCGACCTGGAGAAACGGGCTCCTATTGAGGTAGGCGGCGAAGCTGTTGACGCTATAGCAAAAATTAAGGAAAAACTGATGGAAGTTGTTGAAGAGATCAGGAAAGAAGAGGAAGCTAGCAAGAGCAAAAAGTAA